The following are encoded together in the Hemicordylus capensis ecotype Gifberg chromosome 4, rHemCap1.1.pri, whole genome shotgun sequence genome:
- the RGS16 gene encoding regulator of G-protein signaling 16, producing the protein MQLNRERCCRSHPLLCIPVYTDSNQSTLGKASLCFLSMCRGLAALPTSCLERAKEFKTRLGILLHKPDFGHKIGNRSRSTKQRYSLEEVLGWKESFDHLLKSKSGVAAFHEFLKTEFSEENLEFWLACEEYKKTRSKAKLAAKASRIFEEFVQNEAPREVNLDHETREATRRNLTTITSACFEEAQAKTHTLMEKDSYTRFLKSAYYRDLTEQAASHRTGKPMHT; encoded by the exons ATGCAGCTCAACAGGGAAAGGTGCTGCCGGAGCCATCCACTGCTCTGCATTCCAGTTTACACTGACTCTAATCAATCCACCTTGGGCAAAGCATCCCTCTGCTTCCTCAGCATGTGTCGGGGCTTAGCTGCACTCCCTACCAGCTGCTTGGAAAG AGCCAAGGAATTCAAGACTCGTTTAGGGATCCTGCTTCATAAACCAGACTTTGGACATAAAATTGGAAACCGAAGCCGGAGCACAAAACAGAG atACTCCTTGGAAGAAGTGCTTGGATGGAAGGAGTCTTTTGACCATCTGTTGAAAAGTAAAA gtggggtggcagcattccacGAGTTCCTTAAAACAGAATTCAGTGAAGAGAATCTGGAGTTCTGGCTGGCCTGTGAAGAATACAAGAAAACCCGCTCAAAAGCAAAGCTGGCAGCCAAAGCCAGCAGGATCTTTGAGGAGTTTGTTCAAAATGAGGCCCCCAGAGAG GTGAACCTTGACCATGAAACTAGAGAGGCAACCAGGAGAAACCTCACAACCATCACTTCTGCTTGTTTTGAAGAAGCCCAAGCAAAAACCCACACCTTGATGGAAAAGGACTCCTATACCAGATTTCTGAAATCTGCCTACTACAGAGACCTGACAGAACAAgcagctagccacagaacagGCAAGCCCATGCACACCTGA